A window of Sphingobacterium kitahiroshimense genomic DNA:
AAACAAGAAAATAACTGATTATGAACGACTTTATTTTTTTAATAAAAAAATAAAGATCACAAATATCGACAGGTTTATAATCTTTATCGGATATTGATTCTCAATCAAGCCAAATGATAATAGTAAGCTTGAACTACCTTATGGAGCAATGCTATAAACTCGCAATTTTCATTTCAGGGTTTTCCTTTCCATTATGACATGTTTTACATGAAATTGCCTTGATCTCCCCTTCCTTATTTGCTCTATGGAAATATTTTTTATTGATCTTGGCTGTCATCTTCATCATGTCACGTGCTATACTTTTATGCTTATTCTCGTCACTCGCAAATTCCATTTTCTTAGGATCATCTTTTGAAGGAGTATGGCAGAATCCACATTTGACTCCCAAGGAGCTATTAAATTCGCGCATCACTAACTTTAACTCATCTGGAGTTATATTTTTAGGGAGTACTTTTAGATTGGTAAACTTTTCTTCCTTTGGTTTTTCCTGATTGGGAATAAAAGCACTTAAAGTCATCGCAGTTGCAATCACTGCAGTAACTAAGGATATTTTCCTGTATTTAAAATTAAACTTCTTCATTTTTCTTCTTCTTCTTTTAATAACTAAATGTAAAAAAAAGAACAACGAATAACCTATGATAAAATGAAATTAATATGACAATACAGTAGATTGTTACAATATTGACTTTTGCACCGTAACCAGTTAAGGTGCAAAAAGAAAGCGCCCGATAAAATATCGCGCGCTTTCAAGATGTATCAATTTAAATTATACCTAATTTACCAATTCTTAGCTAATGAACAACAGTTCGCGAAGTTTCGGTAATGGCCATTTTTGATCATCAACAATTTTCTCTAATTTATTGACATGGTAACGAATCTCATCAAAATAAGGTTTAACAACCTCATCATATGCGATTGATTTTTCACGCATATCTTCGATTTGATTTGCATTTTTACGTTCTTTACGCATCGCCTCTGTTTTCTCAAGAACAGTA
This region includes:
- a CDS encoding c-type cytochrome — protein: MKKFNFKYRKISLVTAVIATAMTLSAFIPNQEKPKEEKFTNLKVLPKNITPDELKLVMREFNSSLGVKCGFCHTPSKDDPKKMEFASDENKHKSIARDMMKMTAKINKKYFHRANKEGEIKAISCKTCHNGKENPEMKIASL